The proteins below come from a single Triticum aestivum cultivar Chinese Spring chromosome 5D, IWGSC CS RefSeq v2.1, whole genome shotgun sequence genomic window:
- the LOC123124392 gene encoding transcription factor bHLH129 has translation MLTFSLFCRCCSLQPLRILNSIKAPELLCICLHPSQQQVRPTTLPRSPFASKAPKSQIHISMEAGGLISEAGWTMFDFPPQGEESDIMAQLLGTFPSHGDEAQQDLPWYQASHPSYYDADLNTSACSDSNASSFAVPSECMGYYLGDSSEALGITSLAPQDLNLVQEQGATEFLNMIPSISHDLYRNGESSCEGLDSVSATNKRKHSVEEEIDGQARGRKCARKAAPKRAKNAKQTEASCCTSDNDSNASQESADAGVTPKGKARAGRGAATDPQSLYARKRRERINERLKTLQTLVPNGTKVDMSTMLEEAVQYVKFLQLQIKVLSSDEMWMYAPIAYNGMNIGLDLNM, from the exons ATGCTCACATTTTCTTTATTCTGCAGATGTTGTTCCCTGCAACCTCTCAGAATTCTGAACAGTATAAAAGCACCTGAACTGCTGTGCATTTGTCTTCACCCCTCTCAACAGCAAGTGCGTCCAACCACACTCCCCAGGTCACCCTTTGCCTCCAAGGCTCCCAAGTCCCAAATTCACATCTCAATGGAGGCTGGAGGACTGATTTCGGAGGCTGGCTGGACCATGTTTGACTTCCCGCCACAGGGCGAGGAGTCCGATATCATGGCGCAGCTGCTTGGCACCTTCCCTTCCCATGGTGATGAAGCCCAGCAGGATCTGCCTTGGTATCAGGCTTCCCATCCATCCTACTATGACGCTGATCTTAATACAAGTGCATGTAGTGACAGCAATGCTAGCAGCTTTGCTGTTCCATCCGAATGCATGGGCTACTATTTGGGTGATTCAAGTGAGGCCCTGGGCATCACGTCCCTCGCACCACAGGACCTGAACTTGGTCCAGGAGCAAGGCGCAACCGAGTTTCTGAATATGATCCCTAGCATTTCCCATGATTTGTACCGGAACGGCGAGTCAAGCTGCGAGGGTCTCGACTCGGTCAGTGCTACTAACAAGAGGAAGCACTCGGTGGAAGAAGAAATCGATGGCCAAGCGAGA GGTCGGAAATGCGCAAGGAAGGCTGCACCGAAGCGAGCAAAGAACGCCAAGCAAACCGAAGCGAGCTGCTGCACCTCTGACAATGACTCGAATGCTTCTCAAGAGTCTGCAGATGCTGGTGTTACTCCAAAAGGCAAGGCCCGGGCTGGACGCGGGGCAGCAACCGATCCCCAGAGCCTCTATGCAAGG AAAAGGAGGGAAAGGATCAACGAGAGGCTGAAGACACTGCAGACCCTTGTGCCCAATGGAACCAAA GTAGATATGAGCACCATGCTTGAAGAGGCAGTCCAGTATGTCAAATTCCTGCAACTTCAGATCAAG GTCCTCAGCTCTGATGAAATGTGGATGTACGCGCCGATTGCGTACAACGGGATGAACATTGGGCTTGATCTGAACATGTAG